TCCCTATAAAAGAATACAGTATAATCTACAGtctacagaaaaacaaacaaatgaacaaaacctCTATATACAACTAACAAAtttacaagaaataaacaaaagtatgTTAAACTACACCACGATAACACAATCAGCAAAACTCAGACTGTGGACAACTATACTGAGCCAAGAACCCAGGTTGTTCAACAAATAAACAAGGGAAAAGCAGGGTAGGAGATGGAAAGGGACCTTTTAGAGTAAAGAGActtaaaaagattttgttttaagaagagTAACACTAAACCATAGTGTTTGAGGATGCACACTTAGGTACTAAAACTATAATGAAAACAAGGAAGTAATCACCATAAAAGTCAGGGTAGCGGTTACTtatagggaaggaaagaaggggttGGGACTCGGATGGAGCACACGGAGGACTTCAAGGGTAGCTGGggaagttctatttcttgacctgaatAGTGAATACAACGGTACTCCTAAGGATTCACTAAGCTATGCATTTGTTCTCAGTATCTGTTTtattctacaattaaaaaaaaggttcaAACAGTTTTACATGCATTCACAACAAAATAAGCAGAAAGATACTGAAAAGAAATAGCACCAAGTAACACTAGGAAAgtgagtttatatttttattttcctcatcacaATTTTCTGTAGCTTCTAAATTTAGTATTAGTTGtataatcaagaagaaaaaaagcccaaATAACAAAGTCAATACTAGAACTTAGATGATTTGACTTCCAAGAGAGAatccattattttgaaaacatacacacacgaATCAGTGCAAGTAAAATTAGTGAGATCTCAGTAAGTTCTGTGGATTGTAacgtcaatttcctggttttggtattgTACCACAGTTACATAAGATGTTatcaggggaaactgggtgaagggtacacagaTCTCTCTGTaacatttttgcaacttcctgcaaatctataattacttcaaaataaaaagttaaaaaaaaaactaattggAAGGTTTACAGAGTCAATAGAAATAATACTCTGACTTGATCAAGAGATCTACCCTTTTGCAGCatactaattattttattcatttctggcCTGTAATGCTAGAAATGTGAAAAGTCAACTATTTGataatatacattatttcttattttaaaatatttattgtgtttggATCTACCAAAAAATCAGAAACACTATATCTGTCCCCAGAACTTTCAACAGTAATTATTTAAACTATAATACATAACTACCTAATTTGAACCATTTTCTTTCGTGGTCCAAAAGCAAACTCAGTCCTTGGttaatactctttttaaaaacctatttccCATCAAGTCTATAGAAATGTCAGAGCTACAAGAAGCCAAAGATACAGCGGCCCATCATTTATCTTCCAGTAAATAAAATAGCTGTCAAGAAGAGCCTAATACCTGGTACTCACCATGAACAAATgaacatttctttgaaaataaatttagtaaaatgaCTTGATCATTTATGTTTCTTATAGGAAGCTAGCCTGTATAGAATATCTAAagtaagattttttatttctaaggGAGCAAAACCTGTACATGATCAAGCAAaccagaaataataatagaaatccatttaaaaaaattgctttagcaatcctgagaaaaagaacaaagttggaggcatcacaatctctgatttcaaaatatgctacaaagccatagcaatcaaaatagcatggtactggtacaaaaacacacACTAATCAACgggacagaactgaaagcccagaaataaaactacacatctatggacagctaatattagacaaaggagccaagaacatacaatggagaaaggaaagtctcttcaataaatggtgttgggaaaactggacagccacatgcaaaagaataaaagtagaccattatctcacaccatacacaaaaattaactgaaaatggattacagacttgaaggtaagatgtgataccataaaactcctagaagaaaatataggtagtatactCTGACATCAGTCTGAGAAGCATTTTttggaataccatgtctactcaggcaagagaaataaaagagaaaataacaaatgggacttcatcagactaaagagcttctgcaaggcaaaggaaaccaggagcaaaacaaaaagaaaactcaccaactgggagaaaatatttggaaatcacatATACAACAAAGGgttcatctccaaaatatataaagaactcatacaactcaacaacaaaaacccaacaacccaatcaaaaaatgggcagaggatatgaacacacatttttccaaacaagatatgcagatggccaacaggcaaatgaaaagatgttcaacatcactaattaccatggaaatgcaaatcaaaactataatcagatatcaccttacacctgttagggtgactataattaccaagacaaaaaataacaaatgttggagaggatgtggagaaaaaggaaccctcatacattgctgatgggaatgcaaactggtgcagccactaaggaaaacattatgaagatttttcaaaaagttaaaaatagaaataccatatgacctagctatcccactactggggatttatccaaagaacttgaaatcaaccattcaaagagacttatgcacctctatattcactgcagcattattcacaatagccaagacatggaagcaacccaagtgcccatcaactgatgaatggataaagaagatgtggtgtatatatatatatatatatatatatacacacatacatatacacagtggcatactactcagtcataaaaaagacaaaatcaccccatttgcaataacatggatcgaccttgagggtattatgttagcaaaataagccagagaaagataaacactgcatgatttcactcatatgtggaagataaacatgtggacaaagagaacagattagtgggtaccagaggggaagggggttgggggtgggcataaggggtaaagaggcaGATATACACGTTGACTGACAAATAattatgtacaactgaaatttcacaatgttataaactattatgaccttaataaaataaaaaaattgctttatatAGTGAATGTACACAGAGCAAGTTTAAAGTACATTAATGTACCTTTTGATAAGGTCTCTTAGGTGATAGGCTGGAATTGCGGCATTCACCACTGCTTTACTGGCAAATATGTGATCAATAATAGCAGAACTGTTTGCctaaaaaaagggagaaaagtctTCCTTTGGTTATTCAATTCAgtaagcatttactgagtactaGGCACACAGCACTGTACTGTTTGCTAAGTAAAATGCAACAGAAAACACTCTCTTCTTAGAGCTTATACTCTTAATGGAGGAGATTATGTGCCTAATTATAAGCTCCTAGAGAGGAGGaacagtttttctctattctcagCAGCTAGCACAGTACCTGGGACCCAATGAACAATTacaagatgaatgaatgaagaaacaaataccAAAGCAACCACATAAAAATGCAGTTTATCGCAAAGCGAGAAAACGGTGTGATAGTTGAATCAGAGTGTCTTAGCGATGAGTCTTCAATCGGTTTtcagatggaaataaaataaactaccaaaggcaaagaaaggcagtatttaaaaattgcatttgacACATTATTCATACTCTAATCCTATGGAATacaacatttttctctctgagtaCTATACTATCTGAGAATTTGGAAGTGTGTACATACATGAGTAAAAACACCTGTTATCTCCACTATCACTAAaatttactgaatacttacttGAGGCCACACGCTATGCAAAGAACTaggtatcatttcttttttaacctcAGTACTCTTATGAGATATATGCTCTTATTACCCTCATTCTACAAAGTAAACCCATGGTTTAGCAAACCTAAATAAATACATTAGTAAGAGGTGGAGGCAAGATATGAACCCTAGTAGTTTGACTTCAGAGCCTATGTTCATACTCACTTGGCAATTTTGCCttcaaagaaagagataaaatatagaataatgaTGTTTTTACCTAGAGGGCTGAGTATTGAGGTTTCCATTAGACACATTACACTTCCAAATTTCACACAAAATGCCTGAATGTGACCTAGTTCTGATCGGCTCTGGCCCAAGCAGAAACAGTCCAAAGGGCTCAAAGATAGTCAAAGCTAATGCAAGTAACTGATCTCTATTTGGATGAACGCTAGAGAAGGAATACTCAGCCTCCTGACTGTTTGGGAGTACCCGTGACAAGGATGATACTGGTTTTACTTGCATGGTAGCATTTTTTTGCCAAAGGTAAGCATTAGGTACACCCACCAGGCTAATAAAGTATTCCTTCCAGAAATACTTCCAGAAATAGATGACTAGgggtttaaaagaaataaaactctacATGGTAAATAGCCATACACTAACTATATATtagatgcttaaaaaaaaatttgtttaatataAAATCCAATAATAATTCCTATACATTCTATTATTTCTCAAACCTTTGGCCTAAAGGATACTGATATCCTCACAACACTGAAGGCCCACGATATGTTTGAAAACATAACGTAGTTACTTCTAACTTGCGAACAAACAAAAAGTTGATTCCTATGTCAGAGAGTTGGATTTAGAACTCATGTTCCCACAGAAACAACATTATAAGTAGCAGTCACTTTATCAGCAGAGTTCACATATGTAACACAAATAAATATGGGGAAGTGTAGAACTGTAGACAGAAGGAGGAACAGAATTTGGGTCCCAGGTCTGGAACATCCAGTGGTACGATCTGGAGCAAGTGGCTTTACGGATCAGTGcctctagtttttcatttgtaaaagaatAACCAATATCCACTTCAAAGATCCTCACAGAATTGTTAAGAGAATTCAGAGATTGtgcattaaaatactttttcaacTATAAAGGAGGAACTGTAAAGCATTATGTAAAATTATCATTTAACTTACAATGTATTGTTGTATCAGTAATATTTTAGAATGTAATATAACTAAATTACTAGACAAAAGaaatcactttttcttctttgggaaaatgcattcattcaaacattttatCAAGTACTCACTACATACCAGGCCCCAGGCTAGGAACAATGAGCATGCAATGCTCACTAGCACATTTGTAGCTACGGGAGTGAGCAGCGGCATTTAAGGTCCCAAAAATGCAGAAAGAGGAGCGTAGAGGAGATGAAGCAATCAGAGTCCTCAACGAGAATCATTATAAATTGAGTACCCTTAAACTGGAATTAAGGACCCCGCAGCAAAGCACTGGTGCAGTTTACCTTCCATTCCTGAGATCTGACTGTATGTTTCAGTTTCATTCCTGAGAACATTTCCAGTAAAATGATTCCTAGGCTCCACAGATCAACGGCTGAGGTACATTCTGTATCACTCTGCAGGCCAGCCTGGGCCAAGCAATTCTGCAGTTCTGCTTCCGGAGCCCGATACCCGTCTGTCTGAATATACTTTACATCCTAAAGAAGAAGAGTAAATATTACAACCAATAAAAAATTGCCCACTCTCCTTCCATCTCTACAGTGTATTTGCTTCTCTAAGAGTGCAGTAAACCACTGTCAAACAGAATGCCAACAAATTTTTAGTCCTTGGCTACCATAATTCTTTGGTTCATTAACTGGGCAGTTTTCATAGACAAGCTGTAGACTTTCCATACAGCTGCTTGGTTTTTTACATAGCTTCTTGCCTGCTAGACACTACTTAAAAATAAGGACACTCTCCGGCGAAGAGCTGACAAACCACGGAGAACGGAAGGTTTGCCCGAACTGTCACATGAGATAGTGCCCCAACACTCAAGACACCAGGAACAGTAATTCAGCAGTTAACTAACTGCTCAAGAATAAAAGAGCATTTTACGTCGGCGAAGTATTCTTAATACTTCCAAAGCTCTCTTGTACGTCACTAGCTCCCCCTATGCCTACCCTGTACCTGACCCAAACATAAACCTTTTTTTACATGGCGGCAATGACAGTCATTTTATTTGCTTCGTCCCCAGGCATTTCAGTATTCTAGACAGAAATGTCTCTACAAAAGCACCCCTGTTATTAAAGTACTTCTTACCTGATTGCCTTCTTTGAAGCTGAGTCCAAAGTCAATGAGTTTAAAACATTCATTCTCTGCACTCCACAATATGTTACGTGGTTTGAGGTCTGCATGGACATAACCCTCATGATGAAGAAAAGCAAGGGCCTCCAGAACATCTCTGGCACAATGCTGTATCATCCACATGGAACAACCCTGGTGACTGGAATATAAAAGCAATTCCGAAACACTGACATCCAGGAGTTCAAGCAACAGACAGCGTGATGGCACATTTGGAGAGAAGTGGATTGTGAAGACTCCATATAAAGTCACTAGAAAAAGAAACGaattataatactttaaaaatcagtCTCAGAGTAAGTTATTACTAAAGTAGGGTAACTGCAGTACAAATTTGGAATGGTCTAGAGAAGGATAACTTTGATGAGCAAGCAAGTTTCCACAGTGATTTATTTTTCCCATGAATAAGATTTCTGGGCAACTgggttattttaataaaataaaatgaggcaaGCTTCAACAGCTGATTACTACTCAAAGTTATTAAATACGGCACAATAATTCAAATGTGTTTTGCCAAGCACTCAGTGGTGGGTGAATCTGCACTTTGGGTGCcaagcaaaaataatcaaaagtaaaaatctaaatattaagTATTCTTTAAGATGAATGTCAcaacatgcaaaaagaaaattgaacatTGGTTCTTGACCCCAAATAGCACTCTATaatctaaatattaaaagaagagaTTTATACTTTCAAGATGACTTTTTAACCCAATCTTGCAGAGATTCAACAAGTCCTCAGGCCTGcaaaaaatttctctcttaaataCCACGGTTATATACACCATTTagcaagcttaaaaaaaaaaaacaaaaaacgcaACACTAGTGTTAAGAAATTCTCCCAAATGGTGATATAAAAAAGGTCACTTCAAATTAAACATGGATTATGCTTGCCTGGAACCAAGACATTTCTTTATTAGCCAAAGCTATAACTAATTATAAAGTCTCTGTTGGTGTAATGACAATGGACACTGTTTTCCGAGATCAATCATCAGTAATCATTACATAACTTACAGTCTGAATACCTGAATCATGAAACATAGTCCTCCCAGGGAAAATTATAAAGTGTTCCTAATTTTCACACTTCCATAAGGACTTCTATGTAATACTGAGTCATTTCTCCCAAATCCATACTAAATATGTACCAGGTAATAATCTATATGAGTTTTTAGCACTGATGTCACAAGCCCTagaaatatttcccatttttcacTCCTATGCGAGGATTCAAAAATTTCCATACAAGACAATCTAGCAACGATATGCCTCCTTTCACTAGAGAAGATAATTCTCGATGCTAACCGGTGTCCAATGCAGACCTGAAGCAAAAGGaacttactgagcatctactatgtgacaCCGGGCAAAGCAGACCACCCCCTCCACCGTATTGCAAACAGTAAAAGGGTGAAAGAGGGATGGGAAGGGGGCCCAGACAGGGTGACAACGAGAAGGCCAGAGCCACTTCTCCCGCTAAAGGACGGAAGAAGGAACGCCAGGCTGAGAGGGAGTGTACGCTGGGGCTGGGACCTGGGCGAGGAGAGACGAGCCGGCTGCTATTACCGATGTTCCTGTGACCCTGCAACTGCTCCAGCGCCGCCCTCTCTTTGCGGAAACCATACTCGGCGGCAGACGCTGCAGCCCCGGTGGTTCCCGGCGGTAAGAACTGCTTGAGGGCGCCGGGGGGCGAGCCGGGTGTGCCGCAGCAGCGCACCCGGTACACCGAGGCCGAGGAGCCGCTCCCCAGGCGGCTCTGTACCTGCCACAGCCGCCCGAAGGCTTCCAGAAACCGCGGCGGCTCCGCGCCCCACGCGCAGCCGGATCCCGCCATCGGTGTGGACTGCGGGCGCTGACACGGGAGCTGACGCGACGCCCGGGACAGGCCGGCAGGACCTGAGGTCACATCCCCGCCCGCCGGACCAGCGGCTCCGCAGGGAGGGGCCTGCAGCCGCCTCACCGACTGCCGGGACCTCAGGCCGCCATGACACCGGAAACGGTATGCACCCGGGTCCCAGAAGCCGGAAATAGGGCCAGAGCCAATCCTCCAGGCTGAAGGAGGCGGGCCCAGAAGGGGCGGGGGCTACAGTTGATTAGTGAATTTCATGTAGCGAAAGAACTGAGGGTGCGAAATGGTAAACTTAATAGTGAGTACTTACTATTCCAGGCCGACTGCTAACCGCTTTCAAATACGTCACGTGAAACTAAAACgggttctttttcttgttgaggcACCTCACCTCACCACTGCGAACCTAGGAAAATAAAACCGTGCCTACATTTCTCCTCGATGGTATCCCAAGGGAAATACCCCGGTTACTAAAGCTGAGGGTTTACTACCAGCTCCACGGCCATGGTCGCTAGGATGCAGAATTCTGGATGCCCAGGCTCTTGTGCTCCTCTTGGTCCACCTTGCCTATGGCTGCCTTGTCAAAAAGCATTCCACCCTGGGCAAACGTGGATcctttacaaatttttatttttcatgtattcattcaattcttttactcattcaacaaacgtttactgAGCAACATATGTAGCAAATGGGAGTCTCAATCCACAAACTAGCATGTGTAATAAATGTAGGcttccttatttttctgtaattcaaCTTTTTCTGTTTCAAGCTCCTTTCAGATGGGGTGGTAGAAACTTCGTCCCAATTTGCCCCCATCTCCTTTTCCTCATGTTTTATCTAAGTTTCTAGGTGCGTGGAGTGACTTATGTACTGCAAGGTGGAGAGGTGAAGGGGCCATCTGCTTTTTAGTTTCGTTGGTCATCATCTTGTCTGGTTGCCACTGAGATGGGCCTTATTTCAATGTCTACATAGCTCTTTCAGGGTCTAGAGTAGGGAGAGCTCTGTGCACTCTCCTGCTATTTCTAACAAGCATTTTCTCTATGTCTAAAGGCCATACCAATCACTTGAGAGCTTGAGTTTTTGGAATACTAAAATCAGATGATGCTCACAGGTTCCTCTAAGGGCAATAAGCACAGCCGTTTATCTGCTTGTGTAAAAGGAGGGCAAAGTGGGgaaagtggggagtggggagggaagttAAGTCCTGAATAGAGGGAAGAGACGAAATAGAAATGAACTCTGATTTCAAGGAACTTGGAGTTGGTAGAATGAGTTAGATATGTGTATCATTATGATCCAAGGTATAAAGGTAAAAATGCTCCAAAGGAAGTGGAGGTAAATCACTAGGACTTCTTAGAGGAACTCTGAGCAACTCACATGTTAGAAAAGTATGAGTTAAAAGAAGCATTTCATTCCAGTCTATGTTGTTGTAATAGAATGTATTGTAATCAGAGAGAGCATAAATGCTGAACTTTTACAAGTTGACTAGGTCCTCCTTGTGAAAAGTATCTATTTTTATAATCCATATCTTGGTTACATGTAAGCCCTTTACCTGAGTGCTAGAAGCAGGTGTTATTAGTCTGAATATATTCTCCAGtaaagctttatttctttctgcatttccAACTTCTCTTATACTATGATGTCTTCTCATTGCTCCCTTGTTAACAAACAAGTTATAAAGGAACTAAATTATATAATTGAGCCACATTTGAAAGTGGTGCCAAGAATAACCCAAAACAGATATTCCTTGGAATCCCTTTAAAGAAGGGCTGGCCCATATTTTAATGTTGAACTCTTGAAGATCCAAATCCTTCAAGCACGAAAGTAATGACTCTATGGTAACCAATATCCaaaatggcccccaatgatccttGTCTCCTAGTATTCACATTCTCTTATACTTCCCTCTTGCAGTGAATGTGGCTGACCTGTGTAACTGATAGGATATTGTAGAAATGGTTGTGAATGACTTCCTAGATCATAAAAGTCATTGCAGCTTCTACGTTGCACTTGTTTTGGGGGAAGCTAGCTGCCTTGTAATGAAGACCCTCAAGACTTCTCCTATGGAAAAGTCTACAATGGTGAGGACCTATGTAAAGACTTCTCCTATGTAGACGTCTCCTCCTATGGAGACGTCTACATGCTGAGGAACTgaagcctcctgccaacagccatttGAGTGAATCATCTTGGAAGTAGATTTTCCAGTTCCAGttaagccttcagatgactgcagttCTGGCTGCATAAATCTTGACTGCAAATTTATGAGAGACCCCTAAGCTAGAAGTACCCGTCTAAGCCACTTCTAAATTCAGTCCTACAAAAAGTATATGCATTAATgtatgtttattgttgttttcagtTGCTAAGTAGTTTTTGGAgtatttgttatgtagcaatagaaaaatacaaactagAAAGGAATAAGTAATTAATGTCTGTAAAACTTAACATTATTACAAAGTTACTTTGTAGACCAGTTTTATACATTTACGCTCTAATTAGCTGTCAAAGAGTGCATGACTTACCATATCCATATCAATATAAACCAttactattaaaatttttctttttaattttataatcaaaaatattttgatagagTTTTTATCTTGTTATTAGTCTActtttttcatgcttttattagatatttttattttctcttct
The sequence above is a segment of the Equus przewalskii isolate Varuska unplaced genomic scaffold, EquPr2 ChrUn-5, whole genome shotgun sequence genome. Coding sequences within it:
- the UHMK1 gene encoding serine/threonine-protein kinase Kist isoform X9; its protein translation is MAGSGCAWGAEPPRFLEAFGRLWQVQSRLGSGSSASVYRVRCCGTPGSPPGALKQFLPPGTTGAAASAAEYGFRKERAALEQLQGHRNIVTLYGVFTIHFSPNVPSRCLLLELLDVSVSELLLYSSHQGCSMWMIQHCARDVLEALAFLHHEGYVHADLKPRNILWSAENECFKLIDFGLSFKEGNQDVKYIQTDGYRAPEAELQNCLAQAGLQSDTECTSAVDLWSLGIILLEMFSGMKLKHTVRSQEWKANSSAIIDHIFASKAVVNAAIPAYHLRDLIKSMLHDDPSRRIPAEMALCSPFFSIPFAPHIEDLVMLPTPVLRLLNVLDDDYLENEEEYEDVVEDVKEECQKYGPVVSLLVPKENPGRGQVFVEYANAGDSKAAQKLLTGRMFDGKFVVATFYPLSAYKRGYLYQTLL